One window of Manihot esculenta cultivar AM560-2 chromosome 17, M.esculenta_v8, whole genome shotgun sequence genomic DNA carries:
- the LOC110605060 gene encoding putative receptor protein kinase ZmPK1, whose amino-acid sequence MTVKIILFGNRSTIQRTLLPGQKLVPGQKLVASVSETNLSEGDFYFSLTSEGLFAFYQSDELNYLSYFFSEHIKGFDSVESMQLTDKSKFSVRAMAIDGRKISYTFPRFPKYTNYTKYTNNTLVKFDPDGHLRLYDDDNSNSTDLLMDYVSECAYPTVCGNYSLCSNGKCSCLPGFVQDDVSEAQGNFRCKEISPTTCENPLSHSILPVKGIYYSNSKGGILKETNMEDCKRTCLNTCSCKVAVFQYDDSNVSHGDCLLPSPVFSLTDSPFVSLTYKGNEVYTSGQFQTVSSFALIKISNDSGSGGGSDVVLTPEEHRGGSDAVSTSEEHRRGSARRKIIAGITAVTFLLVGLTVGFSWIVVFEEEI is encoded by the coding sequence ATGACAGTGAAAATAATACTGTTTGGCAATCGTTCGACCATCCAACGGACACTGCTCCCAGGGCAGAAACTGGTTCCAGGGCAGAAGCTGGTGGCTAGTGTTTCAGAAACCAATTTGTCTGAAGGagatttctatttttctttgacATCTGAAGGTCTGTTTGCTTTTTACCAATctgatgaattaaattatttgagttATTTTTTCTCGGAACACATTAAAGGATTTGACTCCGTGGAAAGCATGCAACTAACTgataaaagtaaattttctgTGCGAGCTATGGCTATTGACGGCCGAAAGATATCTTACACTTTCCCAAGGTTTCCTAAATATACTAATTATACTAAATATACTAATAATACACTGGTGAAATTCGATCCTGATGGGCATCTCAGACTTTATGATGATGATAATTCCAACTCGACCGACCTGTTGATGGATTATGTCAGTGAATGTGCTTATCCAACAGTTTGTGGTAATTACAGCCTCTGCTCAAATGGAAAGTGTTCGTGCCTTCCCGGGTTTGTTCAAGATGATGTCTCTGAAGCCCAAGGCAATTTCAGATGCAAAGAGATAAGTCCGACCACTTGTGAAAATCCCTTATCCCACTCAATTCTTCCCGTCAAAGGTATCTATTATTCCAATAGTAAAGGTGGAATTCTGAAGGAAACAAACATGGAGGATTGTAAACGGACGTGTTTGAACACCTGTTCATGCAAAGTTGCTGTGTTTCAGTACGACGATAGCAATGTTTCACATGGGGATTGTCTCTTGCCTTCACCAGTTTTTTCACTTACAGATTCACCATTTGTTTCACTTACATATAAAGGAAATGAAGTATATACAAGTGGCCAATTTCAAACGGTAAGCTCATTTGCCCTCATCAAAATTTCAAATGATAGTGGGAGTGGAGGAGGATCTGATGTAGTTTTGACTCCTGAAGAACATAGAGGAGGATCTGATGCAGTTTCGACTTCTGAAGAACATAGAAGAGGATCTGCTAGAAGAAAAATTATAGCAGGAATAACTGCAGTAACCTTTCTACTGGTGGGTCTGACTGTTGGCTTTTCTTGGATAGTTGTTTTTGAAGAAGAAATCTGA
- the LOC122722272 gene encoding G-type lectin S-receptor-like serine/threonine-protein kinase SD2-5 translates to MPTRFTYEELKAATGDFQKKLGGGGFGSVFEGDMATGDKIAVKRLDSLGQGKKEFMAEVKTIGSIHHNNLVRLIGFCAEKLHRLLVYEFMCNGSLDKWIFHKEPLRPPLDWQTRRTIVLDIAKGLAYLHEDCRQRIVHLDIKPQNILLDADLHAKISDFGLSKLIDRDQSQVVTTMRGTPGYLAPEWFSSVITEKADVYSFGIVVMEVVCGRKNLDRSQPEEFMHLLPIVMKKDEKDQLVDVVDRSEDMQLHKSEALKMMKVAIWRLQSNYTSRPSMSIVVKVLEGNSDVDAELDYSVHNPAAMAAIKREAELGTTPVLPSFLSGPR, encoded by the coding sequence ATGCCTACGAGATTCACTTATGAAGAACTAAAAGCAGCAACTGGAGATTTCCAGAAAAAACTAGGAGGAGGAGGGTTTGGGTCAGTTTTTGAAGGAGATATGGCCACAGGAGATAAAATTGCCGTGAAGCGCCTAGATTCTTTAGGCCAAGGGAAGAAGGAATTCATGGCAGAAGTCAAGACCATAGGAAGCATCCATCATAACAACCTAGTGAGGTTAATTGGCTTCTGTGCAGAAAAATTGCATAGACTCTTGGTGTATGAGTTCATGTGTAATGGGTCCTTGGAcaaatggatttttcataaagaGCCCTTGAGACCTCCTCTAGATTGGCAAACAAGAAGGACAATTGTTCTAGACATAGCAAAGGGGCTGGCCTATCTCCATGAAGATTGCAGACAGAGAATAGTTCATTTGGATATCAAACCCCAAAACATACTATTGGATGCAGATCTTCATGCGAAGATATCCGACTTTGGATTGTCCAAGTTGATTGATAGGGATCAAAGCCAAGTGGTGACGACAATGAGAGGGACTCCTGGGTATTTGGCTCCTGAATGGTTTAGTTCAGTAATCACAGAGAAGGCAGATGTTTATAGCTTTGGCATTGTAGTAATGGAAGTGGTCTGTGGAAGGAAAAATTTGGACAGGTCACAGCCTGAGGAATTCATGCATTTGCTCCCAATTGTCATGAAAAAAGATGAGAAGGATCAATTGGTGGATGTGGTTGACAGGAGTGAGGATATGCAATTGCACAAGTCAGAAGCTCTGAAGATGATGAAGGTTGCAATTTGGCGTCTGCAGAGTAATTACACAAGTAGGCCTTCCATGTCAATTGTAGTTAAAGTCTTAGAAGGCAATTCCGATGTGGATGCTGAGCTAGACTACAGTGTCCATAATCCAGCAGCAATGGCAGCAATAAAAAGAGAGGCAGAGTTAGGGACAACTCCAGTATTGCCATCTTTTCTATCAGGACCAAGGTGA
- the LOC110605098 gene encoding uncharacterized protein LOC110605098, with amino-acid sequence MFMCIYRRSNSGSFSSMAKLRKPNCYLFVLAVVYLSGSLCVRAGDEYTSAVGDPGMRKDGLRLAIESWNQCNEVGEEVPGMGSPRAADCFDIYKASPQAKEKNCSICNLLPYMLVHRVTEEDNKLGVGDPFPGVQTKSLYDVNLYAAEKELYLGSKCQVEDSPNPWQFWMVMLKSGNMDTYAAKCPKNGQKIGPFGPNSGFPCFGKGCMNQPFIYHDYTTLQGPNRTTLKGRFYGTWDLDADLKNGLLGNISYHSVSWEKEVGKGSWIFHHVLRTSTKYPWLMLYLRSDATRGLSGGYHYPTRGMSKIIPESPNFNVRFTLNVIKGGGPSSQFYLLDIGSCWKNNGQPCDGNVSSDVTRYCEMIINPNTSSWCHPDNLNLCPPHHTFPNGTRVHRNDTAQFPYAAYHLHCSPGNAEHLEVPYSLCDPYSNPQPQEILQILPHPVWREYGYPTKQGEGWIGDPRTWELDVGRLSQSLYFYQDPGTPPARRQWMSVDLGTEIFKAPDQVAEWTVTDFDILVPKQ; translated from the exons ATGTTCATGTGTATATATAGGAGATCAAACTCTGGTTCATTTTCATCAATGGCTAAACTGAGGAAGCCAAATTGCTATCTATTTGTGTTGGCAGTGGTTTATCTTTCAGGTTCTTTGTGTGTTAGAGCTGGAGATGAGTATACATCAGCAGTGGGTGATCCAGGCATGAGGAAAGATGGTCTAAGATTAGCAATAGAGTCATGGAACCAGTGCAATGAGGTTGGAGAAGAAGTTCCTGGTATGGGCAGCCCAAGAGCTGCAGATTGCTTTGACATATACAAAGCTTCTCCTCAGGCAAAAG AAAAGAATTGCTCCATCTGCAATTTGCTGCCCTATATGTTGGTGCACAGGGTCACAGAGGAAGACAACAAACTAGGAGTTGGAGACCCTTTTCCTGGAGTGCAGACAAAGTCTCTATATGATGTGAATCTTTATGCTGCAGAGAAAGAACTCTACTTAGGTTCTAAATGTCAAGTTGAAGACAGTCCAAATCCATGGCAGTTCTGGATGGTCATGCTCAAGAGTGGGAACATGGACACTTACGCAGCCAAGTGCCCAAAAAATGGACAGAAAATAGGACCTTTTGGCCCTAATTCTGGGTTCCCTTGCTTTGGAAAAGGGTGCATGAACCAACCGTTTATTTATCATGACTACACTACTCTGCAAGGGCCTAATAGGACTACTCTCAAAGGTAGGTTTTATGGGACGTGGGATTTGGATGCTGATTTGAAAAATGGACTTTTGGGTAACATTTCTTACCATTCTGTGAGTTGGGAGAAGGAAGTTGGAAAGGGCAGTTGGATTTTCCACCATGTCTTGAGGACTTCAACAAAGTATCCATGGTTGATGCTTTACTTGAGATCGGATGCAACGCGTGGACTCTCTGGTGGCTATCATTACCCCACCAGGGGAATGTCCAAAATT ATACCAGAATCACCAAACTTTAACGTGAGGTTCACTTTGAATGTAATCAAAGGTGGGGGTCCTAGCAGTCAATTCTACCTACTGGACATAGGAAGCTGTTGGAAGAACAATGGACAACCTTGCGATGGAAATGTCTCGTCAGACGTTACACGATACTGCGAAATGATCATAAACCCAAATACAAGTTCATGGTGCCATCCTGACAACCTTAATCTCTGCCCACCTCACCACACATTTCCCAATGGAACACGTGTTCATCGGAATGACACTGCTCAATTCCCTTATGCAGCCTATCACTTGCATTGTTCCCCAGGGAATGCAGAGCATCTTGAGGTGCCTTACAGTTTGTGTGATCCATACAGCAATCCTCAGCCTCAGGAAATATTGCAGATTTTGCCGCATCCTGTTTGGCGTGAGTATGGATATCCAACTAAGCAAGGTGAGGGTTGGATTGGTGATCCAAGAACATGGGAGCTTGATGTTGGGAGGTTGTCACAATCACTTTACTTTTATCAG GATCCTGGGACTCCTCCAGCCAGGAGGCAATGGATGTCTGTTGATTTAGGAACTGAAATTTTCAAAGCTCCTGATCAGGTTGCTGAATGGACTGTTACAGACTTCGACATCCTTGTACCTAAGCAATAA
- the LOC110605099 gene encoding transcription repressor OFP5 yields MKWGRKKPSSSDSSRSFLISQVIPNSWLTKFKQMSINSGQKHAKQKVKWNSVYTNSSRCSGGGGKFYGGDGDAFWRLSFGDESLDDMKNRNVLRSVRYNSDDDLGLPPSSYHRSKASTVNGNEQAQKFCNMVSHARTIRGMPKEEALTEAICTREKVAEIRTPRLKIEKAKRLKKGNQRVFEEKQLEQDGRPHEAERIPRNAEAKNMYETEPRRTGGMVEREDVKLAAADSRKDCYFSSMNSRDSYGRKVEDCVFAAENNNVGISAEEFSFQWQKLKEKKIEGLKTRGEEQRKSLYISRELQRKRPKHNSKVRVYSPRTASKAEICKIKALEDMKKAKLKMKKKAKEKQMEEFKGLESFAVVKCSYDPQKDFRDSMIEMIKEQRIRQPEELEELLACYLTLNSDEYHDLIIRVFRQVWFDLNRACFHSEFDNEEGY; encoded by the coding sequence ATGAAGTGGGGCAGAAAGAAACCATCTTCATCTGATTCTTCTCGTTCTTTCTTAATCTCTCAAGTTATACCCAATTCTTGGCTGACGAAGTTCAAGCAAATGAGCATCAACTCAGGCCAGAAACATGCAAAGCAGAAAGTGAAGTGGAATTCTGTGTATACAAACTCCTCCCGCTGTTCTGGTGGCGGAGGTAAATTTTATGGAGGTGATGGTGATGCTTTTTGGAGGCTATCGTTTGGAGATGAGAGTCTTGATGACATGAAGAATAGGAATGTTTTGCGATCAGTCAGGTATAATTCAGACGATGATCTTGGATTGCCACCGTCAAGCTATCATAGATCAAAAGCTTCAACTGTTAATGGAAATGAACAGGCTCAGAAGTTCTGTAACATGGTTTCTCACGCGAGAACAATCAGAGGAATGCCAAAAGAAGAGGCTTTGACAGAAGCTATATGTACAAGGGAGAAGGTAGCAGAAATCAGAACACCAAGGCTGAAAATTGAAAAAGCTAAGAGATTGAAGAAAGGAAATCAAAGGGTTTTCGAAGAAAAACAATTAGAACAAGATGGAAGACCACATGAAGCAGAAAGGATTCCAAGAAATGCAGAAGCGAAGAATATGTATGAAACTGAACCTCGAAGAACAGGTGGGATGGTTGAAAGGGAAGATGTTAAGTTGGCAGCTGCTGATTCAAGGAAAGATTGCTACTTCTCTTCCATGAATTCAAGAGATTCTTATGGAAGAAAAGTTGAAGATTGTGTTTTTGCAGCAGAGAATAACAATGTTGGAATTTCTGCAGAGGAGTTTAGCTTTCAGTGGCAgaaattgaaagaaaagaagattgAAGGGCTCAAGACAAGAGGTGAAGAACAGAGGAAATCTCTGTACATAAGCAGGGAGTTGCAGAGGAAAAGACCAAAGCACAACAGCAAAGTAAGAGTTTATTCTCCAAGAACAGCTTCAAAAGCCGAAATCTGCAAAATAAAAGCTCTGGAGGACATGAAGAAAGCcaaattgaaaatgaaaaagaaggcaAAGGAAAAACAAATGGAGGAATTCAAGGGTTTAGAGAGCTTTGCCGTGGTGAAATGTTCATATGATCCCCAGAAGGACTTCAGAGATTCAATGATTGAGATGATTAAAGAGCAGAGGATTAGGCAGCCAGAAGAGCTTGAAGAACTCTTGGCATGCTATCTGACATTGAATTCTGATGAGTACCACGATCTCATCATAAGGGTATTCCGGCAAGTATGGTTCGACCTGAACCGAGCTTGTTTCCATAGTGAATTCGATAATGAAGAGGGTTACTAG
- the LOC110605100 gene encoding heat stress transcription factor A-4a — MDESQGSSNSLPPFLSKTYEMVDDPSTDSVVSWSQSNKSFIVWNPPEFARDLLPRFFKHNNFSSFIRQLNTYGFRKIDPEQWEFANEDFIRGQPHLMKNIHRRKPVHSHSMQNLQGQGSYTLTDPERQTLRDDIERLQREKEVLISDLQRHEQERKGFEMQMQALKEKLQQMERRQQTMVSFVAQVLQKPGLALNLMSQLEPGHDRKRRLPRIGYFYDEASMEENQMVTCQTRENVDSNTAALSNMEQFEQLESSLTFWESIANDVENKMQSNSNLELDESTSCAESPAISCVQFSVDIRPKSPAIDMNSEPAVASVPEPEPLKEQTTGTAPTVAAGVNDIFWEQFLTENPGSTDAQEVQSERKDSGERKNEMKPSDQGKFWWNMRNVNNLAEQMEHLTPAERT, encoded by the exons ATGGATGAATCTCAGGGCAGCTCCAATTCATTGCCACCTTTCCTTTCAAAGACATATGAGATGGTGGATGATCCTTCTACGGATTCAGTAGTTTCATGGAGTCAGAGCAATAAAAGCTTTATTGTATGGAATCCGCCAGAGTTTGCAAGGGATTTGCTCCCGAGATTCTTTAAGCACAATAACTTCTCAAGCTTCATCAGACAGCTCAACACATAT GGCTTTAGAAAGATTGATCCAGAACAAtgggaatttgcaaatgaagaTTTTATAAGAGGTCAACCACACCTTATGAAGAACATTCACAGGAGGAAGCCGGTTCACAGCCATTCTATGCAAAATCTCCAAGGACAGGGATCTTATACATTAACTGATCCAGAAAGACAGACTTTGAGGGATGACATAGAGAGGCTTCAACGTGAGAAAGAAGTGCTTATCTCGGACTTACAGAGGCATGAACAGGAGAGAAAGGGATTTGAGATGCAAATGCAGGCTTTGAAGGAGAAATTGCAACAGATGGAGCGAAGGCAGCAAACTATGGTGTCTTTTGTGGCTCAAGTCTTACAAAAACCTGGGCTTGCTCTGAATCTCATGTCGCAGTTGGAACCAGGCCATGATAGAAAGAGAAGGTTGCCAAGAATTGGTTATTTCTATGACGAGGCCAGCATGGAGGAGAATCAAATGGTTACTTGCCAAACTAGAGAGAATGTGGATAGTAATACTGCTGCACTGTCAAACATGGAACAGTTTGAGCAATTGGAGTCATCTCTGACATTTTGGGAGAGTATTGCAAATGACGTCGAAAACAAAATGCAAAGCAAttcaaacttggagttggatgAATCTACAAGCTGTGCTGAAAGCCCAGCCATATCTTGTGTACAATTTAGTGTTGATATTCGGCCCAAGTCTCCTGCTATCGACATGAATTCTGAGCCTGCTGTAGCTTCTGTTCCAGAGCCTGAACCCCTGAAGGAACAAACAACTGGAACTGCTCCTACTGTGGCAGCTGGAGTCAATGATATATTCTGGGAACAGTTTTTGACTGAGAATCCTGGTTCAACTGATGCACAGGAAGTTCAATCTGAAAGAAAGGATTCTGGTGAAAGAAAAAATGAGATGAAACCCAGTGATCAGGGAAAATTTTGGTGGAACATGAGGAATGTAAATAATCTTGCTGAACAGATGGAGCATCTTACTCCTGCAGAGAGAACTTGA